In Phyllopteryx taeniolatus isolate TA_2022b chromosome 6, UOR_Ptae_1.2, whole genome shotgun sequence, one genomic interval encodes:
- the kirrel3l gene encoding kirre like nephrin family adhesion molecule 3, like isoform X2, producing MTVLYVIFCLMASAATRAAYFSQQPQDQVVASGQSVTLPCVIVGYRGMVQWTKDGLALGGERDLPGWTRYSLMGDPLSGEHSLLIDSAELVDDAVYECQATQAGLRSHGAKLTVQVPPSDPVVEGGPVVRLKAHTPHNLTCRSYGAKPAAEITWYRDGEVMETAIYSKTLMEDGKREAAVSMLPIIPEDSDTGRTYTCRVLNPAAPAGRQTSVTINVQHPPSVVLSVQPQTVTEGAKVLFICTASANPEIIGYRWSKGGVPISEANGDSLEVTVDYSYFTDPVSCEVSNSVGSTNVSTLVDVQFGPRLLSGPKPMTVDIGMDAAFTCTWTGNPPLTLAWTKQGSSEVLSNSNTLQLKSVTQAEAGTYTCKAIVPRIGVAERDATLTVNGPPIITAEATQHAAKHSKGKLECRVGSSPPPYKIVWSFGDISLSSGSSGRYSVQTVASDQGVMSSLVLSETLAPDFELRYNCTAWNNFGTGTALVTLKEQEATPMLLIVGGSVGGGSVLLICVITLVSICCRHTGKGKRCTRLSKSDIRVQIVHSDHNATRGNDDEEDVKEPMAPNSSESPGTSRTEHSDLLEEEEDERSDIKDPTNGYYNVHGHEDRHIRGGGFSEYVPNPRPVYTPSQLPSPSPMYGQRGTQPRVYDFAHRYATNTVTQSAYEQQQAGQQQQPSQPATIYPTEPVYSGSAYLPATYGRAFTNYVKPASYEKVDVYDQSDEASKVSSSSRFSYASSQVSSQQSDYGRPSQRMQTHV from the exons ATGACCGTGCTTTACGTCATCTTTTGCCTTATGGCCTCAG CCGCCACCCGAGCAGCCTACTTCTCCCAGCAGCCTCAGGACCAGGTGGTGGCGTCTGGGCAGTCGGTGACTCTACCATGTGTCATCGTGGGCTACCGGGGCATGGTGCAGTGGACCAAAGATGGACTGGCTTTGGGCGGAGAGAGAGACCTACCAG GCTGGACGCGTTACTCCTTAATGGGCGACCCGCTATCAGGCGAGCACAGCTTGCTGATCGATTCGGCAGAGCTGGTGGACGACGCCGTGTACGAGTGTCAGGCGACGCAGGCGGGCCTGCGCTCCCACGGTGCCAAACTCACTGTACAAG TCCCTCCTTCGGACCCCGTGGTGGAGGGGGGCCCCGTCGTGCGCCTCAAAGCCCACACGCCGCACAACCTCACCTGCAGATCCTACGGAGCCAAGCCTGCCGCGGAGATCACCTGGTACCGAGACGGAGAAGTCATGGAGACAGCCATTTACTCCAAG ACCCTGATGGAAGACGGGAAGAGGGAGGCAGCTGTCAGCATGCTTCCAATCATCCCAGAGGACAGCGACACCGGCCGCACCTACACCTGCAGGGTTCTCAACCCAGCTGCCCCCGCCGGGAGACAGACATCCGTCACTATAAACGTCCAGC ACCCTCCATCCGTGGTTTTATCAGTGCAGCCTCAGACTGTGACCGAGGGCGCCAAGGTTCTCTTCATATGCACTGCTTCAGCCAATCCCGAAATCATTGGCTACAG GTGGTCTAAAGGAGGAGTGCCCATCTCTGAGGCGAACGGCGACAGTCTTGAGGTGACAGTGGACTATTCCTACTTCACGGATCCGGTTTCCTGTGAGGTGTCCAACTCGGTGGGAAGCACCAACGTTAGCACCTTGGTTGATGTTCAGT TTGGCCCCAGATTGCTGTCGGGGCCAAAGCCAATGACAGTGGATATCGGGATGGATGCAGCATTCACTTGCACGTGGACTGGGAATCCTCCTCTGACGCTGGCTTGGACCAAACAGGGCTCAAGCGAG GTGCTGAGTAACAGTAACACCTTGCAGCTCAAGTCCGTGACCCAGGCGGAGGCAGGGACTTACACGTGCAAGGCCATTGTTCCCCGCATCGGAGTTGCAGAAAGAGATGCCACTCTGACTGTAAACG GCCCTCCTATCATCACAGCGGAGGCCACACAGCATGCAGCGAAGCACTCCAAGGGCAAGCTGGAGTGCCGGGTGGGAAGCAGCCCGCCGCCTTATAAGATC GTGTGGTCCTTCGGCGACATCAGCCTCTCCTCCGGTTCCTCTGGTCGCTACTCGGTGCAGACGGTAGCCAGCGACCAAGGAGTCATGTCCTCTCTGGTGCTCTCCGAGACTCTGGCGCCTGATTTTGAGCTGCGCTACAACTGTACTGCTTGGAACAACTTTGGCACTGGCACCGCCTTGGTCACACTCAAGGAACAAG AAGCCACACCTATGTTGTTAATTGTTGGCGGATCAGTAGGCGGCGGCAGTGTCCTGCTCATTTGCGTCATCACGCTGGTCTCCATCTGCTGCAGGCACACAGGCAAAG GCAAgaggtgtacccgcctctccaAGAGTGACATCAGAGTTCAAATTGTTCACAGCGATCACAATGCCACACGAGGCAATGACGATGAGGAGGATGTCAAAGAGCCGATG GCTCCAAATAGCAGCGAGTCTCCTGGGACGTCTCGCACAGAACACAGTGATCTcttggaagaagaggaagatgagCGATCGGACATCAAG GATCCCACCAATGGCTACTACAATGTGCACGGCCACGAAGATCGACACATACGCGGCGGCGGCTTCTCGGAGTACGTTCCCAACCCTCGGCCCGTATACACACCATCTCAGCTGCCCTCGCCGAGCCCCATGTACGGCCAACGGGGCACCCAGCCGCGGGTCTACGACTTCGCCCACCGGTACGCCACCAACACGGTCACCCAGTCTGCATATGAGCAGCAACAAGCcggccagcagcagcagccatcTCAACCGGCCACCATTTATCCCACCGAGCCCGTCTACAGCGGCTCCGCTTACCTGCCGGCGACGTACGGCCGCGCCTTCACCAATTACGTCAAGCCGGCCTCTTACGAGAAAGTGGACGTGTACGACCAGTCCGACGAGGCCAGCAAGGTGTCCAGCTCATCCCGCTTCTCTTACGCCTCGTCACAAGTGTCCTCCCAACAGTCAGACTATGGCCGACCCTCGCAACGGATGCAGACGCACGTTTGA
- the kirrel3l gene encoding kirre like nephrin family adhesion molecule 3, like isoform X3 yields the protein MVQWTKDGLALGGERDLPGWTRYSLMGDPLSGEHSLLIDSAELVDDAVYECQATQAGLRSHGAKLTVQVPPSDPVVEGGPVVRLKAHTPHNLTCRSYGAKPAAEITWYRDGEVMETAIYSKTLMEDGKREAAVSMLPIIPEDSDTGRTYTCRVLNPAAPAGRQTSVTINVQHPPSVVLSVQPQTVTEGAKVLFICTASANPEIIGYRWSKGGVPISEANGDSLEVTVDYSYFTDPVSCEVSNSVGSTNVSTLVDVQFGPRLLSGPKPMTVDIGMDAAFTCTWTGNPPLTLAWTKQGSSEVLSNSNTLQLKSVTQAEAGTYTCKAIVPRIGVAERDATLTVNGPPIITAEATQHAAKHSKGKLECRVGSSPPPYKIVWSFGDISLSSGSSGRYSVQTVASDQGVMSSLVLSETLAPDFELRYNCTAWNNFGTGTALVTLKEQEATPMLLIVGGSVGGGSVLLICVITLVSICCRHTGKGELNGKRCTRLSKSDIRVQIVHSDHNATRGNDDEEDVKEPMAPNSSESPGTSRTEHSDLLEEEEDERSDIKDPTNGYYNVHGHEDRHIRGGGFSEYVPNPRPVYTPSQLPSPSPMYGQRGTQPRVYDFAHRYATNTVTQSAYEQQQAGQQQQPSQPATIYPTEPVYSGSAYLPATYGRAFTNYVKPASYEKVDVYDQSDEASKVSSSSRFSYASSQVSSQQSDYGRPSQRMQTHV from the exons ATGGTGCAGTGGACCAAAGATGGACTGGCTTTGGGCGGAGAGAGAGACCTACCAG GCTGGACGCGTTACTCCTTAATGGGCGACCCGCTATCAGGCGAGCACAGCTTGCTGATCGATTCGGCAGAGCTGGTGGACGACGCCGTGTACGAGTGTCAGGCGACGCAGGCGGGCCTGCGCTCCCACGGTGCCAAACTCACTGTACAAG TCCCTCCTTCGGACCCCGTGGTGGAGGGGGGCCCCGTCGTGCGCCTCAAAGCCCACACGCCGCACAACCTCACCTGCAGATCCTACGGAGCCAAGCCTGCCGCGGAGATCACCTGGTACCGAGACGGAGAAGTCATGGAGACAGCCATTTACTCCAAG ACCCTGATGGAAGACGGGAAGAGGGAGGCAGCTGTCAGCATGCTTCCAATCATCCCAGAGGACAGCGACACCGGCCGCACCTACACCTGCAGGGTTCTCAACCCAGCTGCCCCCGCCGGGAGACAGACATCCGTCACTATAAACGTCCAGC ACCCTCCATCCGTGGTTTTATCAGTGCAGCCTCAGACTGTGACCGAGGGCGCCAAGGTTCTCTTCATATGCACTGCTTCAGCCAATCCCGAAATCATTGGCTACAG GTGGTCTAAAGGAGGAGTGCCCATCTCTGAGGCGAACGGCGACAGTCTTGAGGTGACAGTGGACTATTCCTACTTCACGGATCCGGTTTCCTGTGAGGTGTCCAACTCGGTGGGAAGCACCAACGTTAGCACCTTGGTTGATGTTCAGT TTGGCCCCAGATTGCTGTCGGGGCCAAAGCCAATGACAGTGGATATCGGGATGGATGCAGCATTCACTTGCACGTGGACTGGGAATCCTCCTCTGACGCTGGCTTGGACCAAACAGGGCTCAAGCGAG GTGCTGAGTAACAGTAACACCTTGCAGCTCAAGTCCGTGACCCAGGCGGAGGCAGGGACTTACACGTGCAAGGCCATTGTTCCCCGCATCGGAGTTGCAGAAAGAGATGCCACTCTGACTGTAAACG GCCCTCCTATCATCACAGCGGAGGCCACACAGCATGCAGCGAAGCACTCCAAGGGCAAGCTGGAGTGCCGGGTGGGAAGCAGCCCGCCGCCTTATAAGATC GTGTGGTCCTTCGGCGACATCAGCCTCTCCTCCGGTTCCTCTGGTCGCTACTCGGTGCAGACGGTAGCCAGCGACCAAGGAGTCATGTCCTCTCTGGTGCTCTCCGAGACTCTGGCGCCTGATTTTGAGCTGCGCTACAACTGTACTGCTTGGAACAACTTTGGCACTGGCACCGCCTTGGTCACACTCAAGGAACAAG AAGCCACACCTATGTTGTTAATTGTTGGCGGATCAGTAGGCGGCGGCAGTGTCCTGCTCATTTGCGTCATCACGCTGGTCTCCATCTGCTGCAGGCACACAGGCAAAGGTGAGCTCAACG GCAAgaggtgtacccgcctctccaAGAGTGACATCAGAGTTCAAATTGTTCACAGCGATCACAATGCCACACGAGGCAATGACGATGAGGAGGATGTCAAAGAGCCGATG GCTCCAAATAGCAGCGAGTCTCCTGGGACGTCTCGCACAGAACACAGTGATCTcttggaagaagaggaagatgagCGATCGGACATCAAG GATCCCACCAATGGCTACTACAATGTGCACGGCCACGAAGATCGACACATACGCGGCGGCGGCTTCTCGGAGTACGTTCCCAACCCTCGGCCCGTATACACACCATCTCAGCTGCCCTCGCCGAGCCCCATGTACGGCCAACGGGGCACCCAGCCGCGGGTCTACGACTTCGCCCACCGGTACGCCACCAACACGGTCACCCAGTCTGCATATGAGCAGCAACAAGCcggccagcagcagcagccatcTCAACCGGCCACCATTTATCCCACCGAGCCCGTCTACAGCGGCTCCGCTTACCTGCCGGCGACGTACGGCCGCGCCTTCACCAATTACGTCAAGCCGGCCTCTTACGAGAAAGTGGACGTGTACGACCAGTCCGACGAGGCCAGCAAGGTGTCCAGCTCATCCCGCTTCTCTTACGCCTCGTCACAAGTGTCCTCCCAACAGTCAGACTATGGCCGACCCTCGCAACGGATGCAGACGCACGTTTGA
- the kirrel3l gene encoding kirre like nephrin family adhesion molecule 3, like isoform X1 has translation MTVLYVIFCLMASAATRAAYFSQQPQDQVVASGQSVTLPCVIVGYRGMVQWTKDGLALGGERDLPGWTRYSLMGDPLSGEHSLLIDSAELVDDAVYECQATQAGLRSHGAKLTVQVPPSDPVVEGGPVVRLKAHTPHNLTCRSYGAKPAAEITWYRDGEVMETAIYSKTLMEDGKREAAVSMLPIIPEDSDTGRTYTCRVLNPAAPAGRQTSVTINVQHPPSVVLSVQPQTVTEGAKVLFICTASANPEIIGYRWSKGGVPISEANGDSLEVTVDYSYFTDPVSCEVSNSVGSTNVSTLVDVQFGPRLLSGPKPMTVDIGMDAAFTCTWTGNPPLTLAWTKQGSSEVLSNSNTLQLKSVTQAEAGTYTCKAIVPRIGVAERDATLTVNGPPIITAEATQHAAKHSKGKLECRVGSSPPPYKIVWSFGDISLSSGSSGRYSVQTVASDQGVMSSLVLSETLAPDFELRYNCTAWNNFGTGTALVTLKEQEATPMLLIVGGSVGGGSVLLICVITLVSICCRHTGKGELNGKRCTRLSKSDIRVQIVHSDHNATRGNDDEEDVKEPMAPNSSESPGTSRTEHSDLLEEEEDERSDIKDPTNGYYNVHGHEDRHIRGGGFSEYVPNPRPVYTPSQLPSPSPMYGQRGTQPRVYDFAHRYATNTVTQSAYEQQQAGQQQQPSQPATIYPTEPVYSGSAYLPATYGRAFTNYVKPASYEKVDVYDQSDEASKVSSSSRFSYASSQVSSQQSDYGRPSQRMQTHV, from the exons ATGACCGTGCTTTACGTCATCTTTTGCCTTATGGCCTCAG CCGCCACCCGAGCAGCCTACTTCTCCCAGCAGCCTCAGGACCAGGTGGTGGCGTCTGGGCAGTCGGTGACTCTACCATGTGTCATCGTGGGCTACCGGGGCATGGTGCAGTGGACCAAAGATGGACTGGCTTTGGGCGGAGAGAGAGACCTACCAG GCTGGACGCGTTACTCCTTAATGGGCGACCCGCTATCAGGCGAGCACAGCTTGCTGATCGATTCGGCAGAGCTGGTGGACGACGCCGTGTACGAGTGTCAGGCGACGCAGGCGGGCCTGCGCTCCCACGGTGCCAAACTCACTGTACAAG TCCCTCCTTCGGACCCCGTGGTGGAGGGGGGCCCCGTCGTGCGCCTCAAAGCCCACACGCCGCACAACCTCACCTGCAGATCCTACGGAGCCAAGCCTGCCGCGGAGATCACCTGGTACCGAGACGGAGAAGTCATGGAGACAGCCATTTACTCCAAG ACCCTGATGGAAGACGGGAAGAGGGAGGCAGCTGTCAGCATGCTTCCAATCATCCCAGAGGACAGCGACACCGGCCGCACCTACACCTGCAGGGTTCTCAACCCAGCTGCCCCCGCCGGGAGACAGACATCCGTCACTATAAACGTCCAGC ACCCTCCATCCGTGGTTTTATCAGTGCAGCCTCAGACTGTGACCGAGGGCGCCAAGGTTCTCTTCATATGCACTGCTTCAGCCAATCCCGAAATCATTGGCTACAG GTGGTCTAAAGGAGGAGTGCCCATCTCTGAGGCGAACGGCGACAGTCTTGAGGTGACAGTGGACTATTCCTACTTCACGGATCCGGTTTCCTGTGAGGTGTCCAACTCGGTGGGAAGCACCAACGTTAGCACCTTGGTTGATGTTCAGT TTGGCCCCAGATTGCTGTCGGGGCCAAAGCCAATGACAGTGGATATCGGGATGGATGCAGCATTCACTTGCACGTGGACTGGGAATCCTCCTCTGACGCTGGCTTGGACCAAACAGGGCTCAAGCGAG GTGCTGAGTAACAGTAACACCTTGCAGCTCAAGTCCGTGACCCAGGCGGAGGCAGGGACTTACACGTGCAAGGCCATTGTTCCCCGCATCGGAGTTGCAGAAAGAGATGCCACTCTGACTGTAAACG GCCCTCCTATCATCACAGCGGAGGCCACACAGCATGCAGCGAAGCACTCCAAGGGCAAGCTGGAGTGCCGGGTGGGAAGCAGCCCGCCGCCTTATAAGATC GTGTGGTCCTTCGGCGACATCAGCCTCTCCTCCGGTTCCTCTGGTCGCTACTCGGTGCAGACGGTAGCCAGCGACCAAGGAGTCATGTCCTCTCTGGTGCTCTCCGAGACTCTGGCGCCTGATTTTGAGCTGCGCTACAACTGTACTGCTTGGAACAACTTTGGCACTGGCACCGCCTTGGTCACACTCAAGGAACAAG AAGCCACACCTATGTTGTTAATTGTTGGCGGATCAGTAGGCGGCGGCAGTGTCCTGCTCATTTGCGTCATCACGCTGGTCTCCATCTGCTGCAGGCACACAGGCAAAGGTGAGCTCAACG GCAAgaggtgtacccgcctctccaAGAGTGACATCAGAGTTCAAATTGTTCACAGCGATCACAATGCCACACGAGGCAATGACGATGAGGAGGATGTCAAAGAGCCGATG GCTCCAAATAGCAGCGAGTCTCCTGGGACGTCTCGCACAGAACACAGTGATCTcttggaagaagaggaagatgagCGATCGGACATCAAG GATCCCACCAATGGCTACTACAATGTGCACGGCCACGAAGATCGACACATACGCGGCGGCGGCTTCTCGGAGTACGTTCCCAACCCTCGGCCCGTATACACACCATCTCAGCTGCCCTCGCCGAGCCCCATGTACGGCCAACGGGGCACCCAGCCGCGGGTCTACGACTTCGCCCACCGGTACGCCACCAACACGGTCACCCAGTCTGCATATGAGCAGCAACAAGCcggccagcagcagcagccatcTCAACCGGCCACCATTTATCCCACCGAGCCCGTCTACAGCGGCTCCGCTTACCTGCCGGCGACGTACGGCCGCGCCTTCACCAATTACGTCAAGCCGGCCTCTTACGAGAAAGTGGACGTGTACGACCAGTCCGACGAGGCCAGCAAGGTGTCCAGCTCATCCCGCTTCTCTTACGCCTCGTCACAAGTGTCCTCCCAACAGTCAGACTATGGCCGACCCTCGCAACGGATGCAGACGCACGTTTGA